The Erythrolamprus reginae isolate rEryReg1 chromosome 3, rEryReg1.hap1, whole genome shotgun sequence genome contains a region encoding:
- the LOC139165339 gene encoding leptin receptor-like, producing MTPETFEHLFLKHPEALSFGPLLLESEIVLEDISIDKAMKHEDKQELLAVDSLFSTIQDFEHNSTCSSGHFNSNSLSENVRDAENKRGMSEQCNIKYATIISGSMSSGLYEPPKDSSSPFDRNFANLKSSVPASFSSISWAVGNHAFLILPEYFQDPPRKTHPLSVVSSEGFSESSEQDKTFTESDSSERSLFYLDMGPFKNNENDIFLTENSNVAPYNFHTNTLIRSLRISQNVTTDLNPFICNSERPLQTFIPYMPQFQTLTVKIHDTASSKA from the exons ATGACA CCTGAAACCTTTGAGCATCTCTTTCTCAAGCATCCTGAAGCATTGTCATTTGGTCCGCTACTTCTGGAATCAGAAATAGTATTGGAAGATATCAGTATTGATAAAGCAATGAAACATGAAGATAAACAAGAGTTACTAGCAGTTGACTCACTGTTTTCAACCATTCAGGACTTTGAGCATAACTCAACTTGCTCTAGTGGTCACTTCAATAGCAACAGTCTCTCTGAGAATGTCCGTGATGCTGAAAATAAAAGAGGCATGTCGGAACAATGTAATATAAAATATGCAACCATTATAAGTGGCTCCATGTCAAGTGGGCTTTATGAGCCTCCAAAGGATTCAAGTAGTCCTTTTGACAGAAATTTTGCGAACCTTAAGTCTTCAGTTCCAGCTTCGTTCTCTAGCATTTCTTGGGCAGTAGGGAATCATGCATTTTTGATATTACCTGAATATTTTCAAGATCCTCCCAGAAAAACTCACCCTCTCTCTGTGGTTTCCTCTGAAGGTTTCTCCGAATCTTCAGAACAGGATAAAACGTTCACTGAAAGTGACAGTTCAGAGAGAAGTTTGTTCTACTTGGACATGGGCCCattcaaaaataatgaaaacgATATATTTTTAACAGAAAATTCAAATGTGGCACCATATAACTTCCATACCAATACTCTCATTAGAAGCTTGAGGATTTCTCAAAATGTAACAACTGATCTAAATCCTTTTATCTGTAACTCTGAGAGGCCCCTTCAAACCTTCATACCATATATGCCACAGTTTCAAACACTGACAGTTAAAATACATGATACAGCTAGTAGCAAAGCTTAA